Proteins encoded in a region of the Sphingomonas sp. HMP9 genome:
- a CDS encoding MFS transporter has translation MTMMNLGLITKPRLSLMRLIEMNLGFLGLQFSFGLQQANMAPIYGYLGADEASLPLLWLAGPMTGLLIQPLIGAMSDRTSTRIGRRTPYFLIGAVLCSLCLLAMPYSPTLWVAASLLWVLDAANNVTLEPYRAYVGDRLPDDQRAAGFLTQSAFTGLAQTLSYLAPSLLVWIGFNKDAIDGNGIPDITRIAFLIGAVLSLATILWSVLRVPELPLPEEEKARLAKEPLTLGGTLRDLRTALVEMPRPMRQLAIAMLCQWYAMFAYWQFITFAVARSLHGTSDAKSAAFRDTVLTVGQLGAFYNAVAFVAAIALVPFARHWGAKSAHAACLLASGVAMLAIPGLRTEAALFVAMLGIGIGWASMMGNPYIMLIDMIPPERNGVYMGIFNMFIVIPMIIESLTVPLFYHSVMGGEPRNILYLGGALMVLGAIATTRVTMREPSA, from the coding sequence ATGACGATGATGAACCTCGGCCTCATAACCAAACCCCGCCTCTCGCTGATGCGGCTGATCGAGATGAACCTCGGGTTCCTCGGCCTGCAATTCTCGTTCGGCCTGCAACAAGCCAACATGGCGCCGATCTACGGCTATCTCGGCGCCGATGAAGCGAGTTTGCCGCTGCTGTGGCTCGCCGGGCCGATGACCGGGCTGTTGATCCAGCCGCTGATCGGCGCGATGAGCGACCGGACCTCGACACGGATCGGTCGCCGCACACCCTATTTCCTGATCGGCGCGGTGCTGTGCAGCCTGTGCCTGCTCGCAATGCCGTACAGCCCGACCTTGTGGGTGGCGGCCAGCCTGTTGTGGGTGCTCGATGCTGCCAACAACGTGACGTTGGAGCCCTACCGCGCGTATGTCGGCGATCGCCTGCCCGACGACCAGCGTGCTGCCGGGTTCCTGACGCAATCGGCGTTCACGGGGCTCGCGCAGACCTTGTCCTATCTCGCACCGTCGCTGCTGGTGTGGATCGGGTTCAACAAGGACGCGATCGACGGCAACGGCATTCCCGACATTACCCGGATCGCGTTCCTGATCGGCGCAGTGCTGTCGCTGGCCACGATCCTGTGGTCGGTGCTGCGCGTTCCCGAGTTGCCCTTGCCCGAGGAGGAGAAGGCGCGGCTGGCGAAGGAGCCGCTGACGCTCGGCGGCACGCTGCGCGATCTCAGGACCGCGCTGGTCGAGATGCCGCGGCCGATGCGGCAATTGGCGATTGCGATGCTGTGCCAATGGTATGCGATGTTCGCCTATTGGCAGTTCATCACCTTCGCGGTCGCACGATCGCTGCACGGCACGTCGGATGCGAAGAGCGCTGCGTTTCGCGATACCGTGCTGACGGTCGGCCAGCTCGGTGCGTTCTACAACGCCGTAGCGTTCGTCGCGGCGATCGCGCTGGTGCCGTTCGCCCGCCACTGGGGTGCGAAGAGCGCGCACGCCGCGTGCCTGCTGGCGTCGGGCGTGGCGATGCTGGCGATCCCGGGCCTGCGCACCGAGGCCGCATTGTTCGTGGCGATGCTCGGCATCGGCATCGGCTGGGCGAGCATGATGGGCAATCCGTACATCATGCTGATCGACATGATCCCGCCCGAGCGCAACGGCGTCTACATGGGCATCTTCAACATGTTCATCGTGATCCCGATGATCATCGAGAGCCTGACCGTGCCACTATTCTACCATTCGGTGATGGGCGGCGAACCGCGCAACATCCTGTATCTGGGCGGTGCGCTGATGGTGTTGGGCGCGATCGCGACGACGCGCGTGACGATGCGCGAACCCTCCGCCTGA